From a single Chloroflexota bacterium genomic region:
- a CDS encoding phosphohydrolase, with product MFSRCPGQDNMQVRLELLKCPNCSAEIEMFSSEIKVKCSQCGQIVYRDSVPTCIEWCAAARECLGEEKWRQIKSNT from the coding sequence ATGTTCAGCAGATGTCCTGGGCAAGATAACATGCAGGTGCGGCTGGAGCTCCTGAAATGCCCCAACTGTAGTGCCGAAATCGAGATGTTCTCCAGTGAGATCAAAGTAAAGTGCTCCCAGTGTGGCCAAATAGTCTATCGGGATAGTGTGCCAACCTGTATCGAATGGTGTGCCGCAGCACGCGAGTGTCTGGGAGAGGAGAAGTGGAGACAAATCAAGAGCAATACCTGA
- a CDS encoding zinc ribbon domain-containing protein, giving the protein MPVYEYRCTSCLEELELMRPMSEADESANCPSCGSEAWKLVSGYACRIGTYLRPFEQPFREEQRPFREELGLRLFGEPLRDGMVLWPWPSDQPFGEEFDFQLSEEPFREASEEVPQYESFWEEFVFWSPEEPSGEELIEEPARSETAVKEAAEPARAAGHQLRVYQGQVGIPMESWLGIDLRWVLVAAAIIASVVISLIWLLASVL; this is encoded by the coding sequence ATGCCAGTATATGAGTATCGTTGCACATCGTGTCTCGAGGAGCTTGAGTTGATGCGGCCAATGAGTGAGGCCGACGAATCTGCAAATTGTCCGAGCTGTGGTTCAGAGGCGTGGAAACTGGTATCTGGCTATGCCTGCAGGATAGGCACATACCTGCGGCCTTTTGAGCAGCCCTTCAGGGAGGAGCAGAGGCCCTTCAGGGAGGAATTGGGTCTGCGGCTTTTTGGGGAGCCCCTCAGGGATGGAATGGTCTTATGGCCATGGCCATCGGATCAGCCCTTCGGAGAGGAATTTGATTTCCAGCTATCAGAGGAGCCTTTCAGGGAGGCATCGGAAGAGGTCCCACAATATGAGTCCTTTTGGGAAGAATTCGTTTTTTGGTCACCAGAAGAGCCCTCCGGGGAGGAATTGATTGAAGAGCCTGCTAGGAGCGAGACGGCAGTGAAAGAGGCTGCGGAGCCTGCAAGGGCTGCCGGTCATCAGCTTCGAGTTTACCAAGGGCAAGTCGGAATTCCCATGGAATCCTGGCTGGGCATAGACTTGCGCTGGGTGCTGGTGGCAGCAGCTATCATAGCGTCTGTGGTGATATCTCTAATCTGGCTTCTGGCGAGCGTTCTTTAG
- a CDS encoding 4Fe-4S binding protein, whose translation MTTKMMRKIVRIDEEKCDGCGICVPACVEGALQIVDGKARLISEEYCDGLGACLGECPQGAITIEERAAQEFDGDATKRRMESEEHGTAALPCGCPSATVTQFRRQGTAVGIGSRKDTVHQDSMLGHWPVQLALVPSTAPFLQGADLLLVADCVPFAYAGFHQDLLKDHALLVACPKLDDFQSHLKKLTDILHHSQVESLTAVHMEVPCCSGLTHMARQAIRLSGKGIPLNEVTIGVRGDLKS comes from the coding sequence ATGACAACCAAAATGATGAGAAAGATCGTCAGGATAGATGAGGAGAAATGTGACGGCTGTGGCATCTGTGTCCCAGCCTGCGTTGAAGGGGCTCTCCAGATTGTCGATGGCAAAGCAAGGCTTATCAGTGAGGAATACTGCGATGGTCTTGGTGCCTGCCTCGGTGAATGCCCCCAGGGGGCGATCACCATTGAGGAGAGAGCAGCCCAAGAATTTGACGGGGATGCAACAAAGCGCCGCATGGAATCAGAAGAGCATGGTACAGCAGCGCTTCCCTGCGGTTGCCCATCAGCTACTGTCACTCAGTTCAGGAGGCAGGGGACGGCAGTTGGCATCGGCAGCCGAAAAGACACCGTACATCAAGACTCAATGCTCGGCCACTGGCCGGTCCAGCTCGCTCTAGTACCGTCAACTGCACCTTTCCTTCAGGGAGCCGATCTCCTTCTTGTAGCCGACTGTGTCCCTTTCGCCTACGCTGGCTTTCATCAGGACTTGCTCAAAGACCACGCTCTGCTTGTGGCTTGCCCCAAGCTGGATGACTTCCAATCACACCTGAAGAAGCTGACCGACATTCTGCATCATTCACAGGTTGAGAGCCTTACGGCGGTACACATGGAGGTACCCTGCTGTTCCGGGCTGACGCATATGGCAAGGCAAGCAATACGCCTGAGTGGCAAGGGTATTCCACTAAATGAGGTAACAATTGGAGTCAGGGGTGATCTAAAGTCTTAA
- a CDS encoding HD domain-containing protein — protein MSTTKQSRRFNVSATPHTLRAHISRWLGSAADRSSSVLPLSEAEQQALLRVTPDFVFRIELEQGGGVSVMGKGTRTYIAADAVAKPHDHAGKKNEPEDLMRSLCEELARQGDKLMGGFLQTGEVQVLELQLAHNGQTTYYEVRAAVCEIREVLVVVRDVTVLREAENAMARSRDELAHLNELLQNEASLRAEEEGILKKSFGSLEKLLEDTIGAIALIVQKKDAHTARHQKRVSSLACAIGREMGLKSSQVDVIGLAALLHDLGKVFIPADTLDKPGKLSEAEFSIVKNHAEADFQILKTIDLFCPIADIVHQHHERINGSGYPLGLKGDDILMEARVVAVADVVEAMVSDRTYRPALGVEAAMNEIAAGKGTLYDANAVDACIRLFGEGKFEFDKAETGLPPKAGA, from the coding sequence ATGTCAACAACCAAGCAGTCCCGCCGGTTCAACGTTTCAGCGACACCGCACACACTGCGTGCCCATATTAGCAGATGGCTGGGGTCAGCAGCGGACCGCTCCTCCAGCGTGCTGCCTTTGAGCGAGGCAGAACAACAAGCCCTGCTCCGGGTGACCCCCGACTTCGTCTTTCGCATTGAACTGGAACAGGGTGGTGGTGTTTCGGTCATGGGTAAAGGCACTCGAACCTACATCGCTGCTGATGCAGTTGCGAAGCCTCACGACCATGCTGGCAAGAAGAATGAGCCAGAGGATCTGATGAGGAGTCTATGTGAAGAACTTGCACGTCAGGGTGATAAACTCATGGGAGGGTTTCTGCAGACTGGAGAGGTGCAGGTTCTTGAACTCCAGCTTGCTCACAATGGTCAGACGACCTACTACGAGGTTCGGGCGGCGGTCTGCGAGATTAGAGAAGTCCTTGTTGTGGTTAGAGATGTCACCGTACTCAGAGAGGCGGAGAACGCCATGGCAAGATCAAGAGATGAACTGGCTCACCTGAATGAATTACTCCAGAACGAGGCGTCTTTGCGTGCCGAAGAGGAGGGGATTCTCAAGAAGAGCTTCGGAAGTCTGGAGAAGCTGTTGGAGGATACCATCGGGGCGATAGCCCTGATCGTCCAGAAAAAGGACGCGCATACGGCTCGTCATCAGAAGCGGGTGAGTAGCCTCGCCTGCGCCATAGGCCGGGAGATGGGCCTGAAAAGCAGCCAGGTTGATGTCATCGGCCTAGCCGCGCTCCTTCATGATTTGGGCAAGGTGTTCATACCTGCTGATACACTCGACAAGCCGGGCAAGTTGAGTGAAGCCGAATTCTCGATAGTCAAGAACCATGCTGAGGCAGACTTTCAGATACTAAAGACTATTGATTTGTTCTGCCCGATTGCCGATATTGTTCATCAGCATCACGAGAGGATCAACGGTTCCGGATACCCTCTGGGGCTGAAAGGTGATGATATCCTGATGGAGGCTCGGGTAGTCGCCGTGGCTGACGTAGTTGAGGCGATGGTCTCCGACCGGACCTATCGGCCGGCTCTGGGCGTGGAAGCAGCTATGAACGAGATTGCAGCCGGCAAGGGAACGCTGTATGATGCGAATGCCGTTGATGCTTGCATCAGGCTATTTGGCGAGGGCAAGTTCGAGTTTGATAAAGCAGAGACTGGCCTCCCTCCGAAGGCTGGTGCTTAG
- a CDS encoding Crp/Fnr family transcriptional regulator yields the protein MPGNSKVQLLKSSTIFSSLNEDELAELAELTIERGLKAGGFVFWEGDAPNWFYIVAEGRVKILKHSSLGKEFVIAFFGPGEMFGEVAVFENRPYPGSAQAVAETKVLEVGREDFRSFLAHRPETALRIINVLAGRLRDAQSRLRDLAGERVEQRLARMLLMLSSKLGPTLPFTRQEIADMAGTTTETAIRFMSRLKDGGIIRSVRGKIVILDESKLKLLSEGPPAV from the coding sequence ATGCCGGGCAACAGCAAGGTTCAACTTCTGAAAAGTTCAACCATTTTCTCCAGTTTGAATGAAGACGAACTTGCTGAGTTGGCCGAACTGACTATTGAGCGTGGCCTTAAGGCAGGTGGGTTTGTCTTTTGGGAAGGAGATGCCCCAAACTGGTTCTATATAGTAGCTGAGGGCAGGGTCAAGATTCTCAAGCATTCATCACTGGGCAAGGAGTTTGTCATTGCCTTCTTCGGACCCGGCGAGATGTTTGGCGAGGTCGCCGTTTTCGAGAATAGGCCATATCCAGGTTCAGCACAGGCCGTAGCTGAAACCAAAGTGCTGGAGGTTGGGAGAGAAGATTTCCGCTCCTTTCTCGCTCATCGCCCAGAAACAGCGCTGAGAATTATTAATGTTCTGGCAGGACGACTCAGGGATGCCCAAAGTAGACTCAGAGACCTTGCAGGAGAGAGGGTTGAACAACGCCTTGCCAGGATGCTGCTGATGCTCTCTTCCAAGCTTGGGCCCACTCTTCCCTTTACCCGACAAGAGATTGCCGATATGGCCGGAACTACCACCGAGACAGCCATCCGGTTCATGAGCCGCCTCAAAGACGGAGGTATAATTCGCTCTGTTCGTGGGAAGATAGTTATCCTGGATGAATCCAAGCTCAAGCTGCTGAGTGAAGGACCACCAGCAGTATAG
- a CDS encoding DegV family protein produces the protein MNEVAIVTDSAACLPKELVDRYEIEVVPMEFIHDGKLYRDGIDITPAKFYELLAQSKKLPTTSAPSPETYLAVFEKVAEKSETILVITPSARFTHAFDSAKAAAEMSNQKTPNVVVEVLDCGTAAGAQGLVVLTAARVAVAEKSLHKSAEAARTLMPKVRLVAFMDTLNYLAKGGRVPHAVAWANSLLKIKPIFELLPSGKGATPVDRARLRPKAIERLIELLREKSQGKAVHAIVMHTNVLSEAEELKQRIASEVDCVEVYVTDFTPVMGLHTGPGLLGIAFYCDGMMPGATD, from the coding sequence GTGAATGAAGTAGCTATTGTCACCGATAGCGCAGCTTGCCTACCCAAGGAATTGGTGGATCGCTATGAGATTGAAGTTGTACCGATGGAGTTTATCCATGATGGAAAGCTCTATCGAGATGGGATAGATATAACTCCAGCCAAGTTTTACGAACTGCTCGCCCAATCAAAGAAACTGCCAACAACCTCAGCACCATCACCGGAAACCTACCTTGCAGTTTTCGAGAAGGTAGCAGAGAAAAGTGAAACCATCCTGGTAATCACTCCATCTGCCAGATTCACTCACGCTTTTGATTCAGCTAAGGCTGCTGCTGAAATGAGCAACCAGAAGACGCCAAATGTAGTCGTTGAAGTACTAGACTGCGGCACCGCGGCGGGAGCACAAGGACTTGTAGTCCTGACCGCAGCCAGGGTAGCAGTAGCAGAGAAAAGTCTACACAAATCTGCTGAAGCAGCTCGAACATTGATGCCCAAAGTCCGCCTGGTAGCTTTCATGGATACTCTCAACTACCTGGCGAAAGGGGGGCGGGTTCCTCACGCTGTTGCCTGGGCAAACTCGCTACTCAAAATAAAGCCCATTTTTGAACTCCTCCCGTCAGGGAAAGGAGCTACACCTGTGGATCGGGCCAGACTCAGACCGAAGGCCATCGAACGACTAATAGAGCTTCTAAGAGAAAAATCACAGGGAAAAGCCGTGCATGCCATTGTCATGCATACCAATGTTCTCAGTGAAGCCGAGGAATTGAAACAGCGCATAGCTTCAGAGGTCGATTGCGTCGAAGTGTATGTTACAGATTTCACCCCAGTTATGGGACTGCACACCGGGCCTGGCCTCCTCGGCATTGCCTTCTACTGTGATGGTATGATGCCAGGAGCTACTGACTAA